The Haloferax volcanii DS2 DNA segment GGTCGAGCCGCGGGACGACGCGGACGCGAACACCGACCCCGTCGAGGCGATTCGAGAGCGAGCGAGCCGACTGGTCGAGGTGAGCGACGAGGTCGCGCTCCTCAGGACCGTCGAACTCGCGGAGGGGAACGAGGTCGACGTCGATCTCACGTCTGCGGTCACAGACGCCGTCGAGGACCTCGAAATGGAGTACCCGGCGGTACAGGTCTCGGTCGCCTCGCCGGAGACGCTCGTCGCGCGGGCGCACCCGGCGCTCCCGCGGAGCATCGCAGAACTACTCGATAACGCCGTCGTCCACTCCGACTGCGACGACCCGGAGGTACACGTCGGCGTCTGGCAGCTCGGCGAGGTCGTCGGGGTGACCGTCACCGACAACGGTCCCGGCATCCCGGACGCCGAGCGCGAGGCCCTGCTTTCGGGCTCGGAGACGCCGCTTTCGCACACCAGCGGCGTCGGCCTCTGGCTGGTCCGCGCCATCGTCGACGCCTCCGGCGGGTCGCTCGACATCTCGACGCCGAAGTCCCACGGGACCGTCGTCACCGTCTCGCTTCCGCGACCGGCCTGACGGCGTCGTCACCACGTCGTCACCACGTCGTCACCACGTCGTCACCACGTCGTCATCCGCTTTCGATTCGCCCGCCGCGTCGGTGACCGACGACGGCTTTTTACACGTCCTTCCCGTATCGCAGACGACTGATGAACGGGAACAACCCATATGCGGGCGCTCCCGGCGTGACCGGGGCCGGCCAGGCGTCGGCCGACCGAGAACTGACCGTCGACCAGATGGACGCGCTCCGGCGGGCCGTCGCCGGTATCGTCTCGCGGACGGAGTCGTACCTCCCCGAGGGGTTCGCCGTCGGCTCTGAGCTCTCGACCGGGGCGAACGGACCGCTGGCGACCGTGGCCGTCCACCCGCCGGTCGGCCACCCCGTCAGCGCCGGCTTCTCGCCCGACGCCGACGACCTCGACGCCGGACTCACCGACGAGGACCGCAACGAGGTCGCCCGCGGGCTCGCCGCCAGCGCGGCGTTTCAGGTGATGAGCGCCGTCGGCGACGACCTCACCCCCGCCGCTCGGTAACCCCGAACCACCCCTGTCGCCGTCGGGGTCCGAGTGGCCACTGACGCGCGGTTGCGCCCTGCCGACCGCTTTCTCGTTGCTGTTCCATCGCCTCGGCCTGCGTTTCAGCGCCGCACTCTCGTCACTTCAGAACGAGAACAATACACTTCACGGAGGCGGTCGAAAGAGGAAGTATGGCTTCGATTTTCAACTACGCGGACGAGATTGGTCCGACGACGCTCATCATCGTCGGCTTCCTGCTGTTTGTCTTCCCCGAACCGGCGACTTCGGCTCTCGGCGCGGGGCTAATGCTGTTCGGCGCGGCGTACTGGTTCTGGGAGTGGAACCGCCCCTGAGCGCAAGGCGAGCGAGCGACCCCGCTCAGACGCTCCCGCGACGACGGTTCCGACCGGCGTCGTCGCGGACGCGAGTGGTGACGCCGTCGAGCGGGGCGTCGGTCTCGGCGGACGCGCCCGGGCCGCTGGTCGGACCCGCCGCCGACTTCGGTGTCGCAACGAACAACCCGTAGGCGAGCACGGCTGCCGAGATGAGGCCGCTCGCGCCCACGACGGGCGAAATCGGGAGCGGCGAGAGCGCGCCGACCGCCGCACCGACGACGAGCGGGAGCGGTAGTGTCGCGAGAATGGCGTCGTACCGCGTCGCTTCTGAGACGATGCTGTCGCTATGGGATGTTCGTGTGCGCATGATACCACTCGGCGGCGAGTACGAACGTGTGAATATTAGCTATTTCGCCCGACGGGACGGGGGCTGCGGCTCATGGGTGCGGTGAATCAACGGAACAATCGGGGCGCGGTTAGTCGCCTATTTGCCCCAGAAGGGGTCGCGCCGGCGGTGCTTTTCGAGGTAGCCCGACAGCGCCTCCAGTTCGTCGGTGGGGATGTCGTCGCGGAGTTCCTGTTCGAGAATCTTCGCGTGCTTCTCGGGGAGTTCGATCCAGAGTTCGTCGCCCTCCGCTATCTGGCGGCCGACCGTCGGGCCGTCGATGGCGACGCTGACGCGCGAGCCGGCGCGGGCGCTCGACACGTCCTCGCCGTTCTCCTGGATGCCCGAGAGCTGGCCGACGCGGTTGGGTTCGCCGTCTTCCCACTTCACGACGTTCATGTTGTTCTTGATGGTCCCGGACATGACTTCGACGCCGACGACGGCGGGGTTGTTCTGCCGGAAGACGTGGTCCTGAAGGATGCGGAAGCGACACGGACGGACGATTTTGTCGAGAATCGTCTCCTGTTGGGCGCGCTTCATCTCGTTGACGTGGTCTTCGTACTCCTCGACGAGCTGATAGATAACGTCGTCTTCGAACAGTTTCACGTCGTTCTTGTCGAGTTCGGCCTCGGCGTTCGAGAGCACGTCCACGTTGAACCCGAGGATGACCTTGTGTTCGGGTTCGCGGGCGGTCGAGGCGACGGCCACGTCGCGCGGGGCCACGTCACCGACCTCGGCGCGGAGGATGGGGACCTCGGCCTCCTGTAAGGCGTTCGCCATGGCTTCGAGGCTGCCGAGGGTGTCGGCCTTGACGACGACGCCCTCTTCTTCCGTGGTGACCTCGATGTCCGCGAGTTCGGCTTCGACCTCGCGGACGACCTCGTCGAGGTCGCGGTCGCCGACGACGCGGACCGGCGCGCCGGCCATCGCGTCTTCGAGGTCGGGCGCGGCGATTTTCACGCCGGCCGCGGCGCGGACCTCCTCGACCTTGTCGAACCGCTTTTCGGTGCGAATCTCGGCGTTCGGCCGGGGTTGGAGGAGCGCGCGGACCTCGGTGACGATGGGGTCGTTCGCGCCGCCGACGACGACGGTGTCGCCCGCGCGAATCGTCCCGTCGTAGAGGACCACGTCGAGGGTCGCGCCGAAGCCGCGTTCCTCCTTGACTTCGAGGACCGTCCCGGAGCCGGGACCGGCCACGTCGATGGCCATCTCGTCTTTCATGTAGCGCTGCGAGAGTCCCATCAGGACGCCCAGCAGGTCCGGAATCCCCTCGCCGGTGAGCGCGGAGACGGGAACGACGCCGATGTTGGACTGGAAGTTCTGGACGCGCCAGTAGAAGTCGGAGGAAAAGCCCCGGTCGGAGAGTTCACCGATAATCTCGTACAGCTTCTCGTCGAGTTTCGAGCGCGCGCGCTGTGACTGCTCCTCGTAGGTCTTCTGGATGGGTGCCCCCTCTTGGGGGTTCCAGCCCGGCGTGGTGTCTATCTTGTTCGCGGCCACGATGAACGGCGTCCCCGTCCGCTTGAGGATGTCGATTGCCTCCTCGGTCTGCGGCTGGAAGCTGTCGTTCACGTCGACCACGAGGATGGCGATGTCGGCCAGCGCCCCGCCGCGCGAGCGGAGGGTGCTGAAGGAGTGGTGCCCCGGCGTGTCGATGAACAACAGCCCCGGGAGGTCGAAGTCCTCGGGTTTGACCAGGCTGCCGGCCATCTGCGAGACGGTGTCTAAGGGGACCGCGGTCGCGCCGATGTGCTGGGTGATAGCACCGGCCTCACCCTCGCTGACGGCGGAGCCGCGAATCTTGTCGAGAAGACTCGTCTTCCCGTGGTCCACGTGGCCGAGGACGGCCACGATGGGTGTGCGAAGCGTATCGGATTGTGACGTCGAATCAGTGTCGGACATGAAGAATCGCCCCGGAGAAAGCTCTTACCGGAATCGAGTCGGTGACTCAAGTTAAGTCCATCGTCACGGCCGCGCGCACGAATCCCACGATTTGCCGTGTCGACTGTTCTCGCGGCCCGCAGGCGGGACGGGGGGTTCGTCGGCCGCTCGTCAGACGTGCCCGTACCGTTTATGTGAACCGACGAGGAAGGGGTGTGTATGGCCGACATACTCGCCGAGAACCTCTCCGGAAAGGCCGTTATGGGCTCGGACGGGACGGAGCTCGGGATGCTGTACAACATCACGATGGATATGAAATCGGGCGAGCTGCACGACCTGCTCGTCCAGCCGAACGAGCAAATCTCCCCCGGACGCGTCTCGTTCGACCAGGACGACCACGGACGGTTCCGAGTCCCGGTGAATCGCGTGCAGGCGGTCAAGGATTACATCGTCGTCCAACGGTAGATTCAGGATAGATTCTCAATGCGGATTCTCGACGCGTCTGCGTTCATCCACGAGTACCACACCGACGACGAGACGGCCTCGATTCCCCTCGTCAAAGAAGAACTCACCGGCGAGCACGCCTTCCGCTTCGACGCCCTCGAAGGCGCGGGCATGCACGTCCACATCCCCGGACAGGGAACCGTGGACAAGGTGCTCCGCGCCGCGGGCGAGACCGGCGACCGCGACGTGCTCTCGGAGACCGACACGCGCCTCATCGCCGCCGCGTTCGAACTCGACGCGACGCTCGTCACCGACGACTACGCGATGCAGAACGTCGCCGAACGGCTCAACGTCGGCGTCGAAGTCATCGCCCAAGACGGCATCGCGGAACAGCGAACTTGGAAGTTCCAGTGTCAGGGCTGCGGCCGCGAGTTCGACGAGGACAAAGAGCGCTGTCCCATCTGCGGGATGGAGCTGTCGCGGAAGAACCCGGCATAAGCCGGTCGCCGCCCGCGGTTCGATGCCGCTTTTTCAGACCAGTCCGGTCGCCTGCGCGTAGCTCACGAGGAACTGGACCGCGTTGTACAGCCCGTGGACCAGCGCGACGACGAGCAGGTTCCCGCTTCGCTCGTAGACGACCGCGAGGACGCTCCCGAGGACGAGCACCATCCCCAACGAGACGTACAGCCCCTCGCCGGAGAACGACCAGAGGTGAATCGACGCGAACACCAGACTCGACAGGACGACCGCCGGGGCGGGCCCCCACAGCCGCCGGAGTTCGCCGAAGGCGATGCCGCGGAAGATAAGCTCCTCCGCCGGACCGACGAGGACGATGGTGACGACCGTGAGATACAGGAAGTACACCGGGTTCTCGCGGCCCTGCTGGGCGATGACGCTGTCGCCGCTCTGGATGCCGAGCGCGGACATCAGCGCCGACGCGCCGAGGTAGACGCCCATCACGGCGACGAACCCCCCCGCAATCCACAGGGCGTCGCGCGCGGTCGGTCGCTCGAACCGAATCAGCTCCCAGTCGTCGCGCATGGAGAGGTAGCCCGCGCCGACGACGCCGAAGCCGACGAACTGTCCGGCGCTCTCTATCGCGCCGATGAGCGCGGTATCGCCCGGAACTACGCCGCGAGCGAGGCCGCCGGCGAGCGAGCCGAACGTCGCGCCGACGAGGAGCGAAAGGGCGACGACGATGATGATGCCACCGTACGCCTGGAGGTGGTCTGCGAGGCTCGCAGACGTGCGGGCGGTGTCGTGTGCCATTGTCCCCCCTTCGGAATGGGGTCGGATAATCGATTCGGGTCGGGTATCGGTTTTCTGCGGTGGTGATTCGTCCGCCGTCGGAACGGGGTGCAGTACCGACGGCACCTCGAAAGCCCCCGCGGACTGTTCGGTCGTCGTCGCAAAAGCCGAGTCTCGGCCGTGGTCGCCGTGCGCCGCTCGCTCCGACTACTCGACGACCAGCCGCGACTTCTCTTCGACCGCGTCGGCCTCCTCGAAGTCGCCGCCGCCGAGCAGGCCGCGGGCGGCGCGTTTGCCCCACTCGACCGCCGGCTGGACGAACGTGTCCACGCTGGCGAGTTCGCCGTAGAGGACGCAGGCGGCCTCCATCGCGTAGAGCAGTTCGCCGAGGCCGTACTCGTCGACGCGGTCGAGTTCGATGCGGACGCTCGGACGGCCGGCGGCGGCGAGGCTCGCCTCGGTCGCCTCGAACTCGGCGTCGAGCAGGTCACCGAGCGACGAGCCGCCGAGGTACGCGAGGCCGTCGAGGTCGGTCTCGGGGATGGCGACGTCCTCGCGCTCCGTGGCGCGGACGAGCGTCACGAGCTTGTCGCGCGGGCCGGCGCGGTACAGTTGAAGCTGGGAGTGCTGGTCGGTCGCGCCGAGCGCCCGCAGGGGCGTCTGGCCGAGGCCGTCCTTCCCGAGCGACTCGGCCCACAGCTGGGCGAACCACTCGGAGAACGTTTCGAGCGACTCCGCGTAGGGCATCATCGCGTTCTGCTGCATGCCGCGCTCGGCGAGCGCGTAGGACACCGCGCCGTAGGCGTACGCCGGCGAGTCGAAAAGCGAGTCAGACAGGCGCGCTTCCTGTGCGGCCGCGCCCTCCAAGACCGCCTCGATGTCGTGACCGCAGAGGGCGGCGGCGGCGAGGCCGACCGTCGAGAGCACCGAAAACCGACCGGGGACGCCGTCGGGGACGGGGAGCGACGGGAGGTCGTGTTTGTCCGCGAGGTCGCGGAGGTTCCCCTCCTCGCCGGTCGTGACGAACGTCCGGTCGGTCCAGTCGACGCCCGCGTCGGCCATGGCCTCTCGGACGACGAGGAAGTTCGCCAGCGTCTCGGCGGTCGTGCCGGACCGCGAGACGACGTTGACGACGGTCGACGCGAGGTCGAGCGAGTCGAGGAGACGTTCGACGGCCTCGGGGTCGACGTTGTCGAGGTAGTAGGCGTCCACGTCGCTTTCGAGCGCGTCGGTGAGGGTGGCCGCGCCGAGGGCGCTCCCGCCGATGCCGACCGTGACGACCGCCGAGGGGTCGTCGAACCGGCTCACTGCGTCGCGAATCGCCGCGGGGTCGGTGGTGTTCGGGAGGTTCAGCGATTCGTAGCCGTGTTCGCCGGCCGCTCGGCCGCGTTCGATGCGGTCGTGAGCGGCCGCGACGCGGTCGTCGAGTCGGTCGAGCGCCTCGCGCGAGACGCCGTGGGCCGGCGCCGTGTCGAGGACGTTTCCGAGGTCTACCTGCATACCGGATGCCGCGTCGCCCGGCGTCAAAACGACACCGGTCGCTTTAATCGCGGCCGCTCCCAAGGGCGACCGATGGCAGACGACTACGGCGGCGTCATCGGCGCGTTCCCGTACGCCTTCCGGCACAGCGAGTCGTGGCTGTTCAAGTGCTACGTGCTCGTCGGTGCGCTGGCGACGGGCATCGTCTCGTTGTTCGTCGCCTTCGGACTCGTGGTCCTCATCGGCGCGACCGCCGGCGTCCCCGGCGGGTCGCTCACCCTCTCGCGGTCGTTCTACGTCCTCGTGGGGCTGTTCGTCGTCGCGCCGCTCGTCGCCCCGATACTGTTCGTCGCCCGCCGACACCGCCGCACCGGGTCGAAGCCGCGGTACGACCTGAGC contains these protein-coding regions:
- a CDS encoding sensor histidine kinase — translated: MALIYAAFGFLWVATSDSLVAGLPNHDLIQTVKGWLFVVLSALLVYVLVDRSQSELDRTSEQLESTLAHTSVLHRILRHDIRNACTAILGYAELVEPRDDADANTDPVEAIRERASRLVEVSDEVALLRTVELAEGNEVDVDLTSAVTDAVEDLEMEYPAVQVSVASPETLVARAHPALPRSIAELLDNAVVHSDCDDPEVHVGVWQLGEVVGVTVTDNGPGIPDAEREALLSGSETPLSHTSGVGLWLVRAIVDASGGSLDISTPKSHGTVVTVSLPRPA
- a CDS encoding DUF5811 family protein; the encoded protein is MNGNNPYAGAPGVTGAGQASADRELTVDQMDALRRAVAGIVSRTESYLPEGFAVGSELSTGANGPLATVAVHPPVGHPVSAGFSPDADDLDAGLTDEDRNEVARGLAASAAFQVMSAVGDDLTPAAR
- the infB gene encoding translation initiation factor IF-2, giving the protein MSDTDSTSQSDTLRTPIVAVLGHVDHGKTSLLDKIRGSAVSEGEAGAITQHIGATAVPLDTVSQMAGSLVKPEDFDLPGLLFIDTPGHHSFSTLRSRGGALADIAILVVDVNDSFQPQTEEAIDILKRTGTPFIVAANKIDTTPGWNPQEGAPIQKTYEEQSQRARSKLDEKLYEIIGELSDRGFSSDFYWRVQNFQSNIGVVPVSALTGEGIPDLLGVLMGLSQRYMKDEMAIDVAGPGSGTVLEVKEERGFGATLDVVLYDGTIRAGDTVVVGGANDPIVTEVRALLQPRPNAEIRTEKRFDKVEEVRAAAGVKIAAPDLEDAMAGAPVRVVGDRDLDEVVREVEAELADIEVTTEEEGVVVKADTLGSLEAMANALQEAEVPILRAEVGDVAPRDVAVASTAREPEHKVILGFNVDVLSNAEAELDKNDVKLFEDDVIYQLVEEYEDHVNEMKRAQQETILDKIVRPCRFRILQDHVFRQNNPAVVGVEVMSGTIKNNMNVVKWEDGEPNRVGQLSGIQENGEDVSSARAGSRVSVAIDGPTVGRQIAEGDELWIELPEKHAKILEQELRDDIPTDELEALSGYLEKHRRRDPFWGK
- a CDS encoding PRC-barrel domain-containing protein, whose product is MADILAENLSGKAVMGSDGTELGMLYNITMDMKSGELHDLLVQPNEQISPGRVSFDQDDHGRFRVPVNRVQAVKDYIVVQR
- a CDS encoding NOB1 family endonuclease codes for the protein MRILDASAFIHEYHTDDETASIPLVKEELTGEHAFRFDALEGAGMHVHIPGQGTVDKVLRAAGETGDRDVLSETDTRLIAAAFELDATLVTDDYAMQNVAERLNVGVEVIAQDGIAEQRTWKFQCQGCGREFDEDKERCPICGMELSRKNPA
- a CDS encoding CPBP family intramembrane glutamic endopeptidase, with the translated sequence MAHDTARTSASLADHLQAYGGIIIVVALSLLVGATFGSLAGGLARGVVPGDTALIGAIESAGQFVGFGVVGAGYLSMRDDWELIRFERPTARDALWIAGGFVAVMGVYLGASALMSALGIQSGDSVIAQQGRENPVYFLYLTVVTIVLVGPAEELIFRGIAFGELRRLWGPAPAVVLSSLVFASIHLWSFSGEGLYVSLGMVLVLGSVLAVVYERSGNLLVVALVHGLYNAVQFLVSYAQATGLV